Proteins co-encoded in one Equus caballus isolate H_3958 breed thoroughbred chromosome 31, TB-T2T, whole genome shotgun sequence genomic window:
- the GINM1 gene encoding glycoprotein integral membrane protein 1 isoform X2, translated as MEGAPRAPFALRLLLLAVLPAAVWLTTGPAEPPPAPGAPKDSIRINVTTLKDGGEASREQVILNITYESGQVYVNDLPVNSGVTRISCQTLIVKNENLGNLEEKEYFGIVTVRILVHEWPMTSGSSLQLIVIQEEVVEIDGKQAQQKDVTEIDILVKNQGVIRHTNYTLPLEESMLYSISRDNDVLFTLPNLSKKESVSSLQTTSQYPIRSVETTVEGEALPGKLPETPLRAEPPFPYKVMCQWMERFRKDLCRFWSSVCPVFFMFLNVMVVGNIGAAVVITILKVLFPVCEYKGILQLDKVNVIPVTAINVHPDGPEKTVENRGDKTCV; from the exons ATGGAGGGGGCTCCCCGGGCGCCGTTCGCCCTCCGGCTGCTTTTGCTAGCGGTGCTGCCGGCCGCTGTGTGGCTGACGACGGGCCCCGCTGAGCCGCCGCCGGCGCCCGGAGCCCCGAAG GACAGCATCAGAATTAATGTAACTACCCTGAAAGACGGTGGGGAGGCATCTCGAGAACAG GTGATTCTTAACATAACCTATGAGAGTGGACAGGTCTATGTAAATGACCTCCCTGTAAATAGTGGGGTCACCCGAATCAGCTGTCAGACTTTGATAG TGAAGAATGAAAATCTAggaaatttggaggaaaaagaatattttggaatTGTCACTGTAAGGATTTTAGTTCATGAGTGGCCTATGACATCTGGTTCCAGTTTGCAACTAATTGTCATTCAAGAAGAAGTAGTAGAGATTGATGGAAAACAA GCTCAACAAAAGGATGTCACTGAAATTGATATTTTAGTTAAGAACCAGGGAGTAATCAGACATACAAACTACACCCTGCCTTTGGAAGAAAGCATGCTGTACTCCATTTCCCGAGACAATGACGTTTTGTTTACCCTTCCCAACCTCTCCAAAAAAG AAAGTGTTAGTTCGTTGCAGACCACCAGCCAGTACCCCATCAGGAGCGTGGAGACCACCGTAGAAGGAGAGGCTCTACCTGGCAAATTACCTGAGACTCCTCTCAGAGCAGAGCCTCCGTTTCCCTATAAG GTGATGTGTCAGTGGATGGAGAGGTTCAGGAAGGACCTGTGCAGGTTCTGGAGCAGTGTTTGCCCAGTGTTCTTCATGTTTTTGAATGTCATGGTGGTCGGAAATATAGGAGCAGCTGTGGTCATAACCATCTTAAAGGTGCTTTTCCCAGTTTGTGAATACAA agGAATTCTTCAGTTGGATAAAGTGAATGTTATACCTGTGACAGCTATCAACGTACATCCAGATGGTCCTGAGAAAACAGTGGAAAACCGTGGAGATAAAACATGTGTTTAA
- the GINM1 gene encoding glycoprotein integral membrane protein 1 isoform X1, with translation MEGAPRAPFALRLLLLAVLPAAVWLTTGPAEPPPAPGAPKDSIRINVTTLKDGGEASREQVILNITYESGQVYVNDLPVNSGVTRISCQTLIVKNENLGNLEEKEYFGIVTVRILVHEWPMTSGSSLQLIVIQEEVVEIDGKQAQQKDVTEIDILVKNQGVIRHTNYTLPLEESMLYSISRDNDVLFTLPNLSKKVESVSSLQTTSQYPIRSVETTVEGEALPGKLPETPLRAEPPFPYKVMCQWMERFRKDLCRFWSSVCPVFFMFLNVMVVGNIGAAVVITILKVLFPVCEYKGILQLDKVNVIPVTAINVHPDGPEKTVENRGDKTCV, from the exons ATGGAGGGGGCTCCCCGGGCGCCGTTCGCCCTCCGGCTGCTTTTGCTAGCGGTGCTGCCGGCCGCTGTGTGGCTGACGACGGGCCCCGCTGAGCCGCCGCCGGCGCCCGGAGCCCCGAAG GACAGCATCAGAATTAATGTAACTACCCTGAAAGACGGTGGGGAGGCATCTCGAGAACAG GTGATTCTTAACATAACCTATGAGAGTGGACAGGTCTATGTAAATGACCTCCCTGTAAATAGTGGGGTCACCCGAATCAGCTGTCAGACTTTGATAG TGAAGAATGAAAATCTAggaaatttggaggaaaaagaatattttggaatTGTCACTGTAAGGATTTTAGTTCATGAGTGGCCTATGACATCTGGTTCCAGTTTGCAACTAATTGTCATTCAAGAAGAAGTAGTAGAGATTGATGGAAAACAA GCTCAACAAAAGGATGTCACTGAAATTGATATTTTAGTTAAGAACCAGGGAGTAATCAGACATACAAACTACACCCTGCCTTTGGAAGAAAGCATGCTGTACTCCATTTCCCGAGACAATGACGTTTTGTTTACCCTTCCCAACCTCTCCAAAAAAG TAGAAAGTGTTAGTTCGTTGCAGACCACCAGCCAGTACCCCATCAGGAGCGTGGAGACCACCGTAGAAGGAGAGGCTCTACCTGGCAAATTACCTGAGACTCCTCTCAGAGCAGAGCCTCCGTTTCCCTATAAG GTGATGTGTCAGTGGATGGAGAGGTTCAGGAAGGACCTGTGCAGGTTCTGGAGCAGTGTTTGCCCAGTGTTCTTCATGTTTTTGAATGTCATGGTGGTCGGAAATATAGGAGCAGCTGTGGTCATAACCATCTTAAAGGTGCTTTTCCCAGTTTGTGAATACAA agGAATTCTTCAGTTGGATAAAGTGAATGTTATACCTGTGACAGCTATCAACGTACATCCAGATGGTCCTGAGAAAACAGTGGAAAACCGTGGAGATAAAACATGTGTTTAA